A single genomic interval of Flavobacteriales bacterium harbors:
- a CDS encoding D-alanine--D-alanine ligase, which translates to MDPRPPIAVVRGGYSGESVISHQSAQRMLSAIDSARFDPFFVTITRDGWSCECADGSALPFDRAGFRLDRGNGLERFAVALIAIHGPPGEDGKLQGYLDMLGVPYQTGGVLPMALSFSKYGTTALLRQLGFRVSPSVLWHRDLVGDRPVLPEGIGYPCFVKPDESGSSLGVTKVKRPDDLPAALTTAFRECARVMVEAAVTGRELTCGVIRLNGRVQALPVCEIRTPREFFDYEAKYHATDTEEIVPAPLSPAVTALVQQRSVAIYTALDLRGMVRVDHFWSGGEEAMENALVTIEVNTTPGFSEASIFPKMLEASGLGVPAAVNGLLEECLDRH; encoded by the coding sequence ATGGACCCCCGTCCCCCCATCGCCGTGGTGCGCGGCGGCTATTCCGGCGAATCGGTGATCAGCCACCAGAGCGCGCAGCGCATGCTCTCGGCCATTGACAGCGCCCGCTTCGATCCGTTCTTCGTCACCATCACGCGCGATGGATGGAGCTGCGAGTGTGCTGATGGATCGGCGCTGCCCTTCGACCGCGCCGGCTTCCGCCTGGACCGCGGGAACGGGCTCGAACGCTTCGCCGTGGCCCTCATCGCCATCCATGGCCCGCCCGGTGAGGACGGCAAGTTGCAGGGCTATCTGGACATGCTGGGCGTGCCCTACCAGACCGGCGGGGTGCTGCCCATGGCGCTGAGCTTCAGCAAGTACGGCACCACCGCCCTGCTGCGGCAGCTCGGGTTCCGCGTGTCGCCTTCGGTGCTGTGGCACCGCGACCTGGTGGGCGACCGGCCCGTGCTCCCGGAAGGCATCGGCTATCCGTGCTTCGTGAAGCCCGACGAGAGCGGCAGCAGCCTGGGGGTCACCAAGGTGAAACGGCCTGACGACCTGCCCGCCGCCCTGACGACGGCCTTCCGCGAATGCGCGCGCGTGATGGTGGAGGCCGCGGTGACCGGTCGCGAGCTCACCTGCGGTGTGATCCGGCTCAACGGTCGCGTGCAGGCGCTACCCGTGTGCGAGATCCGCACCCCGCGCGAGTTCTTCGATTACGAGGCCAAGTACCACGCCACCGACACCGAGGAGATCGTGCCCGCCCCCCTCAGCCCGGCCGTGACAGCCCTGGTGCAGCAGCGGTCCGTGGCCATCTACACCGCGCTGGACCTGCGCGGCATGGTGCGGGTGGACCATTTCTGGAGCGGCGGGGAGGAGGCCATGGAGAACGCGCTGGTCACCATCGAGGTGAACACCACACCGGGGTTCAGCGAGGCGAGCATCTTCCCCAAGATGCTGGAGGCGAGCGGACTGGGCGTGCCTGCGGCGGTGAACGGCCTCCTCGAGGAGTGCCTCGACCGGCACTAG
- a CDS encoding PASTA domain-containing protein, whose protein sequence is MRRALPFLLPVLVSALLLLGGWSWVRHYTRHGVVVEVPDLARLSVAEAKAAVGPLGLHVEVVDSVHTDAAPKGSVVDQDPDAGAGVKPDRTVYLIVNATRPKLIDMPALVDLSKRQAISVAEIVGLKVAELRYRPDACVDCVVDQLHQARTIIAGTGIERGASIVLVLGSGEGGERVPVPDLTGWTYAEVAAILNMASLNLGAVVVCEGCNTRADSTLARVFRQSPQATESNSISMGGLVDIWLTTDTAGLGALRDLPDTTIHEPNAPDAEP, encoded by the coding sequence ATGCGCCGCGCCCTGCCGTTCCTCCTGCCCGTGCTCGTCAGCGCCCTGCTCCTCCTGGGCGGCTGGTCCTGGGTGCGCCACTACACGCGACATGGCGTGGTGGTGGAGGTGCCCGACCTCGCACGGCTCTCGGTGGCCGAGGCCAAGGCCGCCGTCGGTCCGCTGGGCCTCCACGTGGAAGTGGTGGACTCCGTGCACACCGATGCGGCACCGAAGGGCTCCGTGGTGGACCAGGACCCCGATGCCGGGGCCGGGGTGAAGCCCGACCGCACGGTATACCTGATCGTGAACGCCACACGGCCCAAGCTGATCGACATGCCGGCGCTGGTGGACCTCAGCAAACGGCAGGCGATCAGCGTGGCGGAGATCGTGGGCCTGAAGGTGGCCGAACTGCGGTACCGCCCCGACGCATGCGTGGACTGCGTGGTGGACCAGTTGCATCAAGCGCGCACCATCATTGCTGGCACCGGCATTGAGCGGGGGGCCTCCATCGTGCTCGTGCTGGGCAGCGGGGAGGGTGGTGAGCGCGTCCCAGTTCCGGACCTCACCGGCTGGACCTATGCCGAGGTGGCCGCGATCCTCAACATGGCCTCATTGAACCTCGGCGCCGTGGTGGTCTGTGAAGGTTGCAATACCCGTGCGGATTCCACGTTGGCGAGGGTGTTCAGGCAGTCGCCACAGGCCACCGAGAGCAACAGCATCAGCATGGGCGGTCTCGTGGACATCTGGCTCACCACCGACACGGCCGGACTGGGTGCACTGCGCGACCTGCCCGATACCACCATCCACGAACCGAACGCCCCGGATGCGGAACCGTGA
- a CDS encoding T9SS type A sorting domain-containing protein: MRNRDLVLFGAVLLATTTLAQQEALFPLNGQSRPENERALQRAAENTFYIYENATQQLPLMDDFSIDRTRHLNAAPDDPGVTLTDVVYRIAVGGVSTSDMAFYADTTFHFYTDTVGVDSTWREANPFITIELFDLSTYPSTSITQSAWPPYTIYDTLTDPFSDTLAVPAADLLQDSLEVYTVPADPRTYEQNGVDVPLILWADDDAHINGTYPIDPPTIGVATFDGVDRTGLPYVTNSPTAYGINDHLTSVPINMAYPPGDSIYLSFFHQPMGRSGDTEVQTQDSLVLEFYAPDDDAWIRRWSTPYTALAPFEQVMLPITDFRFLKPDFRFRFLNYGTRSGALDHWHIDYVRLARQRAYDDTLLVDVAWVYPGNTLLNTYTAVPFTHFSNTPAAFMAPSVDLLQKNLADQDRFITWEASSGLDGGAPVATFGAGSNIINNANSTFTSTHTVAPFAYDPSLSTGAAFWRNTFAIDVTPDINRYNDTMRFVQELSNYYALDDGSAEAGYGLTNAPGGKVAVRFDMQQADSLRAVRIYFDPIFFPASPENASFLLTVWSSLSPETIIHQNFSFSDPDYRPHGLNKFVEYPLDSTIWVPSTFYVGFVQTTATFMNVGFDKNTNSQSRIFYNTTGSFTNTTQEGSLMIRPVLVADVDPFAGVEDAPDEELGLWPNPAANDLWVRLDGAVGSVELWDATGRLLLREPYRSDAPIDLAGAAPGPYIVRIVDPHGLVLGHARLMVQR; encoded by the coding sequence ATGCGGAACCGTGACCTTGTCCTCTTTGGCGCCGTACTGCTCGCCACCACCACTCTGGCGCAGCAGGAGGCCCTCTTCCCGCTGAACGGGCAATCGCGCCCGGAGAACGAACGCGCGCTGCAACGTGCCGCGGAGAACACGTTCTACATCTACGAGAACGCCACCCAGCAGCTGCCGCTGATGGATGATTTCTCCATTGACCGCACGCGCCACCTCAACGCCGCGCCCGATGATCCAGGCGTCACGCTCACCGATGTGGTGTACCGCATCGCCGTGGGCGGCGTGTCCACGTCGGACATGGCCTTCTATGCCGACACCACCTTCCATTTTTACACGGACACGGTGGGGGTGGACAGCACCTGGCGCGAGGCGAACCCCTTCATCACCATCGAGCTCTTCGATCTGTCGACCTATCCGTCCACCTCCATCACGCAGTCCGCCTGGCCGCCTTACACCATCTACGACACGCTCACCGATCCGTTCAGCGACACGCTGGCCGTGCCGGCGGCCGACCTGCTCCAGGATTCGCTGGAGGTGTACACCGTGCCGGCCGACCCGCGCACCTACGAACAGAACGGGGTGGACGTACCCCTGATCCTATGGGCCGACGATGACGCGCACATCAACGGCACCTATCCGATCGATCCCCCCACCATCGGTGTGGCCACCTTCGACGGCGTGGACCGCACGGGCCTGCCGTACGTCACCAACTCACCCACCGCCTACGGCATCAACGACCACCTCACCTCGGTGCCCATCAACATGGCCTATCCGCCGGGCGATTCCATCTACCTGAGCTTCTTCCATCAGCCCATGGGGCGGAGCGGCGACACGGAGGTGCAGACGCAGGACAGCCTGGTGCTGGAGTTCTACGCGCCGGACGACGATGCGTGGATCCGCCGGTGGAGCACGCCGTACACGGCGCTCGCACCCTTCGAGCAGGTGATGCTGCCCATCACGGACTTCCGCTTCCTGAAGCCCGACTTCCGGTTCCGCTTCCTGAACTATGGTACGCGCAGCGGTGCGCTGGACCACTGGCACATCGACTACGTGCGGCTGGCCCGCCAACGCGCCTACGACGACACCTTGTTGGTGGATGTGGCCTGGGTGTACCCCGGCAACACCCTGCTGAACACCTACACCGCGGTGCCCTTCACGCACTTCAGCAATACCCCCGCCGCGTTCATGGCGCCCTCGGTGGACCTGCTGCAGAAGAACCTGGCGGACCAGGACCGCTTCATCACCTGGGAGGCCAGCTCGGGGCTTGATGGCGGAGCGCCGGTGGCCACCTTCGGAGCGGGCAGCAACATCATCAACAACGCGAACAGCACCTTCACAAGCACGCACACGGTGGCGCCATTCGCCTACGATCCGTCGCTCAGCACCGGTGCGGCGTTCTGGCGCAACACCTTCGCCATCGATGTCACCCCGGACATCAACCGCTACAACGACACCATGCGGTTCGTGCAGGAACTGAGCAACTACTACGCGCTGGACGATGGCAGTGCGGAGGCGGGCTATGGGCTCACCAACGCACCGGGCGGCAAGGTGGCCGTGCGCTTCGACATGCAGCAGGCCGATTCGCTGCGGGCCGTGCGGATCTACTTCGATCCCATCTTCTTCCCGGCCAGCCCGGAGAACGCCAGCTTCCTCCTCACGGTCTGGAGCTCGCTCAGCCCGGAGACCATCATCCATCAGAACTTCAGCTTCAGCGACCCGGACTACAGGCCGCACGGGCTCAACAAGTTCGTGGAGTATCCGCTGGATTCCACCATCTGGGTGCCGTCCACCTTTTACGTCGGCTTCGTGCAGACCACGGCCACCTTCATGAACGTGGGCTTCGACAAGAACACGAACAGCCAGTCCAGGATCTTCTACAACACCACGGGTTCGTTCACCAACACCACGCAGGAGGGTTCGCTGATGATCCGGCCGGTGTTGGTGGCGGATGTGGATCCGTTCGCCGGGGTGGAGGATGCGCCGGACGAGGAGCTCGGCCTGTGGCCCAATCCGGCCGCGAACGACCTGTGGGTGCGCCTGGACGGGGCCGTGGGCAGCGTGGAACTGTGGGACGCCACCGGACGCCTGCTGCTTCGCGAGCCGTACCGGAGCGATGCGCCCATCGACCTGGCCGGGGCGGCGCCCGGTCCCTACATCGTCCGGATCGTGGATCCCCATGGCCTGGTGCTCGGGCATGCCCGCTTGATGGTGCAACGGTGA
- a CDS encoding RluA family pseudouridine synthase, with translation MAGTDVLEPEGGEEQELYEHHRIVCDPGQTLLRLDKFLFDRLANTSRNRIQVAARAGNVRVNDRPAKPSQKVKPGDVVSIVLPYPQREVELQPEDIPLKVLYEDEHVVVIDKPAGLVVHPGHGNWTGTLVNALLFHFGRLPAVPGAEIPRPGLVHRLDKDTSGVMVVGKNEEALTHLARQFFERTSDRRYQALVWGDFAEDEGVIEAHIGRSPKDRTVQYVFPEGDQGKPALTRWRVIERFRYVTLVECKLETGRTHQVRVHMQWTGHPLFSDAAYGGDRVLKGTTFTKYRQFVENCFALLPRQALHARTLEFDHPATGARMRFESPLPADMEAVLAKWRTYTGARPMEEETAEDEGLNA, from the coding sequence ATGGCGGGCACGGACGTGTTGGAGCCCGAGGGCGGCGAGGAGCAGGAGCTCTACGAGCACCATCGCATCGTGTGCGATCCGGGGCAGACCTTGCTGCGGCTGGACAAGTTCCTCTTCGACCGCCTTGCCAACACCTCACGCAACCGTATCCAGGTGGCCGCGCGCGCCGGCAATGTGCGCGTGAACGACCGGCCGGCGAAGCCCAGCCAGAAGGTGAAGCCCGGCGACGTCGTCAGCATCGTGCTGCCCTACCCCCAGCGGGAGGTGGAGCTTCAGCCGGAGGACATCCCGCTGAAGGTGCTGTACGAGGACGAGCACGTGGTGGTGATCGACAAGCCGGCGGGGCTGGTGGTGCACCCGGGCCATGGCAACTGGACCGGCACGCTGGTGAACGCGCTGCTGTTCCACTTCGGGCGGCTTCCGGCGGTGCCGGGTGCGGAGATCCCCCGTCCCGGGTTGGTGCACCGGCTGGACAAGGACACGAGCGGGGTGATGGTGGTGGGCAAGAACGAGGAGGCCTTGACGCACCTCGCCCGGCAGTTCTTCGAGCGCACGAGCGACCGCCGGTACCAGGCGCTGGTGTGGGGCGACTTCGCGGAGGACGAGGGCGTGATCGAGGCCCACATCGGCCGCAGTCCCAAGGACCGCACGGTGCAGTACGTCTTCCCGGAGGGCGACCAGGGCAAGCCCGCCCTCACGCGCTGGCGGGTGATCGAACGATTCCGCTACGTCACCCTGGTGGAGTGCAAGCTGGAGACCGGTCGCACCCACCAGGTCCGGGTGCACATGCAGTGGACCGGTCACCCCCTATTCAGCGATGCGGCCTATGGCGGGGATCGCGTGCTGAAGGGCACCACCTTCACCAAGTACCGGCAGTTCGTGGAGAACTGCTTCGCGCTGCTGCCCCGCCAGGCGCTGCATGCGCGCACGCTGGAATTCGATCATCCCGCCACGGGTGCGCGCATGCGCTTCGAGAGCCCGCTGCCCGCCGACATGGAGGCGGTGCTGGCGAAGTGGCGCACCTACACCGGGGCGCGTCCGATGGAGGAGGAGACCGCGGAGGACGAGGGGCTCAACGCCTGA
- a CDS encoding AMP-binding protein — protein sequence MNPFTRLTVDGTTLEGDALRRWADALVARHDDDPEGAQALRATVLELMRGEGLEATTSGTTGPPKRITLPVEDLVASAELTGRVFGLGAGDRVLHCLPGAFVAGKLMLVRAFVLGLDLHVVSARGSVLEKLERHDRFRFAAMVPLQLARALDEDRARVEDQFHTVLLGGGPVSEALERRLSDLRTEVFLGYGSTETVTHVAVRRLNGPDASPVFTAVGDCHFARDPRGCLVIYTPHLSTFQQVTNDLVELVDDTHFRWMGRHDNVILSGGRKVHPEQLEARTAALIDEPHYFSGTPDALLGQAVVLTIETDRPQQEVVPAVMARLLHVLHPHEMPRHIRTLPRLERTVSGKIRR from the coding sequence GTGAACCCCTTCACGCGGCTCACGGTGGACGGCACGACGCTTGAGGGCGACGCCCTGCGGCGCTGGGCCGATGCGCTGGTGGCGCGCCATGACGACGATCCGGAGGGTGCACAGGCCCTGCGTGCCACGGTGCTTGAGCTGATGCGCGGCGAAGGGCTCGAGGCCACCACCAGCGGCACCACGGGGCCGCCCAAGCGGATCACCCTGCCGGTGGAGGACCTGGTGGCCAGCGCGGAACTGACCGGACGCGTGTTCGGCCTGGGTGCGGGCGACCGTGTGCTGCACTGCCTGCCCGGCGCCTTCGTCGCCGGCAAGCTGATGCTCGTCCGGGCCTTCGTGCTGGGGCTCGACCTGCATGTCGTCAGCGCGCGCGGCAGCGTGCTGGAGAAGCTCGAGCGGCACGACCGGTTCCGCTTCGCCGCCATGGTGCCGCTGCAGTTGGCGCGCGCCCTGGACGAGGACCGTGCGCGCGTGGAGGACCAGTTCCACACGGTGCTGCTGGGCGGAGGGCCCGTGAGCGAGGCACTGGAGCGCCGCCTGTCCGACCTGCGGACCGAGGTGTTCCTGGGCTATGGCAGCACGGAGACCGTGACCCATGTGGCGGTGCGCCGCCTCAACGGACCGGACGCTTCGCCGGTGTTCACGGCCGTGGGCGATTGCCACTTCGCGCGCGATCCGCGCGGCTGTCTGGTGATCTACACGCCGCACCTCAGCACCTTCCAGCAGGTGACCAACGATCTGGTGGAACTGGTGGACGACACGCACTTCCGCTGGATGGGTCGCCACGACAACGTGATCCTGAGCGGGGGCCGCAAGGTGCATCCCGAACAGCTGGAGGCCCGCACGGCCGCGCTGATCGATGAGCCGCACTACTTCAGCGGCACACCGGACGCGCTGCTCGGCCAGGCCGTGGTGCTGACCATCGAAACGGACCGACCGCAGCAGGAGGTGGTGCCCGCAGTGATGGCCCGGCTGCTGCATGTGCTGCATCCGCACGAGATGCCGCGGCACATCCGCACCCTGCCCCGCCTGGAGCGCACCGTCAGCGGCAAGATCAGGCGTTGA
- a CDS encoding o-succinylbenzoate synthase produces the protein MRARWIERTLEPHFELGTSKGTITARTVWYLIAWHRDRPEVLGIGEAALFPGHSREFPADVRTKLLELCMETSDWERRLNGDLVDVPSVRFAVEQCLKDLEVGGTKTLFPSAFTLGRQAIPINGLVWMGDKATMKQRIREQLDGGFTTVKMKIGAIGIDDELELLEAVRAEYSPADITLRVDANGAFTAVQAPDVLKRLADLQVHSIEQPVPPGQYEVMAELCADTPIPIALDEDLIGHNTHDAKVDLLDNLRPQFIVIKPSLVGGWAATQEWIDRAKARGIGWWITSALESSIGLNAIAQYTATLNPALAQGLGTGKVYANYIPSPLLAERGLLRYRPEVEWDLSSLR, from the coding sequence CTGCGCGCCCGCTGGATCGAACGCACCCTGGAGCCCCATTTCGAGCTGGGCACCAGCAAGGGCACCATCACCGCGCGCACCGTGTGGTACCTCATCGCCTGGCATCGCGACCGGCCCGAGGTGCTGGGCATCGGCGAGGCCGCGCTCTTCCCCGGCCACAGCAGGGAGTTCCCCGCCGACGTGCGCACCAAGCTGCTGGAGCTGTGCATGGAGACCAGCGATTGGGAACGCCGGCTGAACGGCGACCTGGTGGACGTGCCCAGTGTGCGCTTCGCCGTGGAACAATGCCTGAAGGACCTGGAGGTGGGCGGCACCAAGACCTTGTTCCCCTCCGCGTTCACGCTCGGCCGCCAGGCCATCCCCATCAATGGACTGGTGTGGATGGGCGACAAGGCCACCATGAAGCAGCGCATCCGCGAGCAGCTCGACGGTGGCTTCACCACGGTGAAAATGAAGATCGGCGCCATCGGCATTGACGACGAATTGGAGCTGCTCGAGGCGGTGCGTGCGGAATACAGTCCCGCGGACATCACCCTGCGCGTCGATGCCAACGGTGCCTTCACGGCGGTGCAGGCCCCGGATGTGCTGAAGCGCCTGGCCGATCTTCAGGTGCACAGCATCGAGCAGCCCGTGCCGCCCGGTCAGTACGAGGTGATGGCCGAGCTCTGCGCGGACACGCCGATCCCCATCGCGCTGGACGAGGACCTCATCGGCCACAACACGCACGACGCCAAGGTGGACCTGTTGGACAATCTGCGTCCGCAGTTCATCGTGATCAAGCCGAGCCTCGTGGGGGGCTGGGCGGCCACGCAGGAGTGGATCGATCGGGCGAAGGCGCGCGGCATCGGCTGGTGGATCACCTCGGCGCTGGAGAGCAGCATCGGCCTCAACGCCATCGCCCAGTACACGGCCACGCTCAACCCCGCCCTCGCCCAGGGCCTCGGCACCGGGAAGGTCTATGCCAACTACATCCCCTCGCCCCTGCTCGCCGAGCGCGGCCTGCTGCGCTACCGGCCGGAGGTGGAGTGGGACCTCAGTTCATTGCGGTGA
- a CDS encoding 1,4-dihydroxy-2-naphthoate polyprenyltransferase, which translates to MKHWLHAFRLRTLPLAVSSIIVGSALASDWGWISCHATELKPVILVLALSTAILLQILSNLANDLGDHQHGTDNQDRIGPQRAVQSGAITPAQMKRAMIICGLLAFVSGCTLITVALGLTMQTLLFLLLGLAAMGAAVKYTFGSNPYGYAGLGDISVFLFFGVVGVCGTFYLHTRMFEPMVLAPAIAFGLLSTGVLNVNNMRDIQNDATSGKRTLVVRMGSATARIYHTSLVLGAVLCLTVFTAFLNAGWTSWLFLLTTPVFLIHLKRVWSTTEPRDLDPQLKVLAMSTFLTALLFSLGLILA; encoded by the coding sequence GTGAAGCACTGGCTCCACGCCTTTCGCCTACGCACCCTGCCCCTGGCGGTGAGCAGCATCATCGTGGGGAGCGCGTTGGCGAGCGACTGGGGCTGGATCAGCTGCCATGCGACCGAACTCAAACCGGTCATACTGGTCCTCGCTTTGTCGACTGCGATCCTCCTCCAGATCCTCAGCAACCTGGCGAACGACCTCGGCGACCACCAGCACGGTACCGACAACCAGGACCGCATAGGTCCGCAGCGGGCCGTGCAGAGCGGGGCGATCACGCCCGCGCAGATGAAGCGCGCGATGATCATCTGCGGCCTGCTGGCCTTCGTGAGCGGCTGCACGCTGATCACGGTGGCACTGGGCCTCACGATGCAGACGCTGCTCTTCCTGCTGCTCGGCCTTGCGGCGATGGGGGCGGCGGTGAAGTACACCTTCGGGAGCAACCCTTACGGCTACGCGGGCCTGGGTGACATCAGCGTGTTCCTGTTCTTTGGTGTGGTGGGTGTGTGTGGTACGTTCTACTTGCATACACGCATGTTCGAGCCTATGGTTCTAGCTCCCGCCATCGCCTTCGGCTTGCTCAGCACCGGTGTGCTCAACGTGAACAACATGCGCGACATCCAGAACGACGCCACGAGCGGCAAGCGGACGCTGGTGGTGCGGATGGGCAGTGCCACTGCGCGCATCTACCACACATCGCTCGTTCTGGGTGCGGTGCTCTGCCTGACCGTCTTCACCGCGTTCCTGAACGCCGGGTGGACCAGCTGGCTCTTTCTTCTGACCACACCTGTGTTCCTGATCCACTTGAAGCGCGTGTGGTCCACTACCGAACCGCGTGACCTCGATCCCCAACTGAAGGTGTTGGCGATGTCCACCTTCCTCACGGCACTCCTCTTCTCGCTGGGCCTTATCCTTGCGTGA
- the menB gene encoding 1,4-dihydroxy-2-naphthoyl-CoA synthase, which produces MSTRNWTPIKEYTDIRFEFFEGIAKITIDRPEVYNAFRPDTNKEMIDAMDIAREDPNIGVVVLTGAGDKAFCSGGDQNVKGRGGYIGTDGVPRLNVLDLHKRIRELPKPVVAMVNGYAIGGGHVLHVVCDLTIAADHARFGQTGPKVGSFDAGFGSNYLARHVGQKKAREIWFLCLQYTALEALDMGMVNKVVPLAELEDTTVEWCRIMMQRSPLALRMIKRGLNAELDGQRGLMEFAGDATLMYYLMDEAQEGRNAFLEKRPPDFQKFPKFP; this is translated from the coding sequence ATGAGCACCCGCAACTGGACCCCCATCAAGGAGTACACGGACATCCGATTCGAGTTCTTCGAAGGCATCGCCAAGATCACGATCGACCGGCCGGAGGTGTACAACGCCTTCCGTCCGGACACGAACAAGGAGATGATCGACGCGATGGACATCGCGCGTGAGGACCCGAACATCGGCGTGGTGGTGCTCACGGGTGCGGGCGACAAGGCCTTCTGCAGCGGCGGCGACCAGAACGTGAAAGGGCGGGGCGGCTACATCGGCACCGACGGTGTGCCGCGCCTCAACGTGCTCGACCTGCACAAGCGCATCCGCGAGCTGCCCAAGCCCGTGGTGGCCATGGTGAACGGCTACGCCATCGGCGGGGGACATGTGCTGCACGTGGTGTGCGACCTCACCATCGCCGCGGACCACGCGCGTTTCGGGCAGACCGGCCCCAAGGTGGGCAGCTTCGACGCGGGCTTCGGCAGCAACTACCTGGCCCGCCACGTGGGCCAGAAGAAGGCGCGTGAGATCTGGTTCCTCTGCCTGCAATACACCGCGCTGGAGGCGCTCGACATGGGCATGGTGAACAAGGTGGTGCCGCTGGCCGAGCTGGAAGACACCACGGTGGAATGGTGCAGGATCATGATGCAACGTAGCCCGCTCGCACTGCGCATGATCAAGCGCGGCTTGAACGCGGAGCTCGATGGCCAGCGAGGCTTGATGGAGTTCGCCGGCGATGCAACGCTCATGTACTACCTGATGGACGAGGCGCAGGAGGGCCGCAACGCGTTCCTGGAAAAACGCCCACCGGACTTCCAGAAGTTCCCGAAGTTCCCGTGA
- the menD gene encoding 2-succinyl-5-enolpyruvyl-6-hydroxy-3-cyclohexene-1-carboxylic-acid synthase, translated as MTSDHFAAAELARLCAAKGVRHAVISPGSRSAPLVIAFNRHPDIICLQLIDERSAAFFALGMAQQLHAPVALICTSGSAVLNYGPAIAEAFYQHVPLLVITADRPEEWVDQGEGQAIRQQGVLALHMKRSVQLPRLTSDELARWHCGRLINEAIDATLLPVPGPVHVNVPFAEPLYGQMDEGQAGRLSNLIAPVMTEPFILPDHARWLIGQVSACRKVMVLAGQGVWSEGLKAQLKRLASLPQVTVHTEATSNLDDTAFITCIDRAIEGVHAANENDLKPDLLITFGGAVVSKRIKTLLRKWRPQQHWNVDAGQRHYDTYQSLTHDIAVNPEIFFAQIMNGAQPNESIYGEAWRMVDERTRGLHNRLVSEAPFCDLTVFNTLIDRIPGDSDVHVANSTPARYVQLFDRVRGLRWFSNRGTSGIDGCNSTAVGAAFATKRLTTLITGDTAFCYDSNAFWNNCLSPLLNVIVIDNGGGNIFRYIDGPDKDAELLPWFEAPHTRSIEALVKSFDLPYFHASDQASLEAGLDKLYAQHERPAVLHITTDALTSPKVLRNYFIQLRTS; from the coding sequence ATGACCTCCGACCACTTCGCCGCCGCAGAGCTCGCCCGGCTCTGTGCCGCCAAGGGAGTCCGCCATGCCGTCATCAGCCCCGGTTCGCGCAGCGCGCCACTGGTGATCGCCTTCAACAGGCACCCCGACATCATCTGCCTTCAGCTGATCGATGAACGCAGCGCAGCCTTCTTCGCCCTCGGCATGGCGCAGCAGCTGCACGCGCCCGTGGCCCTCATCTGCACCAGCGGCAGCGCCGTGCTCAACTACGGTCCCGCGATCGCGGAGGCCTTCTACCAACACGTGCCGCTGCTTGTGATCACCGCCGACCGCCCCGAGGAGTGGGTGGACCAGGGCGAAGGCCAGGCCATCCGCCAGCAGGGCGTGCTCGCGCTGCACATGAAGCGCAGCGTGCAGCTGCCACGCCTCACGAGCGACGAGCTCGCCCGCTGGCATTGCGGCCGCCTGATCAACGAGGCCATCGACGCCACGCTGCTGCCCGTGCCCGGCCCGGTGCATGTGAACGTGCCCTTCGCAGAACCACTGTACGGCCAGATGGACGAGGGACAGGCGGGACGCCTGTCCAACTTGATCGCCCCGGTGATGACCGAGCCCTTCATCCTGCCGGACCATGCCCGCTGGCTCATCGGCCAGGTGAGCGCCTGCAGGAAGGTGATGGTGCTCGCCGGACAGGGCGTGTGGAGCGAAGGGCTGAAGGCGCAGTTGAAGCGTCTCGCGTCGCTACCGCAGGTCACCGTGCACACCGAGGCCACCAGCAACCTGGACGACACCGCCTTCATCACATGCATCGACCGCGCGATCGAGGGTGTTCATGCAGCGAACGAGAACGACCTGAAGCCCGACCTGCTGATAACCTTCGGCGGCGCGGTGGTGAGCAAGCGCATCAAGACGCTGTTGCGCAAGTGGCGGCCGCAGCAGCACTGGAACGTGGATGCCGGCCAGCGGCATTACGACACCTACCAGAGCCTCACGCACGACATCGCGGTGAACCCCGAGATCTTCTTCGCGCAGATCATGAACGGGGCGCAGCCCAACGAGAGCATCTACGGCGAGGCCTGGCGCATGGTGGATGAGCGCACACGTGGCCTCCACAACCGCCTGGTGAGCGAGGCGCCCTTCTGCGACCTCACCGTCTTCAACACGCTCATCGACCGGATCCCCGGCGACAGCGATGTGCATGTGGCCAACAGCACGCCGGCCCGTTACGTGCAGCTCTTCGACCGTGTTCGCGGCCTCCGCTGGTTCAGCAACCGCGGCACCAGCGGCATCGACGGCTGCAACAGCACGGCGGTGGGTGCCGCCTTCGCCACGAAGAGGCTCACCACGTTGATCACCGGCGACACCGCCTTCTGCTACGACAGCAACGCGTTCTGGAACAACTGCCTGTCCCCGTTGTTGAACGTGATCGTGATCGACAACGGCGGCGGCAACATCTTCCGATACATCGACGGGCCGGACAAGGACGCTGAACTGCTGCCCTGGTTCGAGGCGCCGCATACACGCAGCATCGAGGCGCTCGTGAAGAGCTTCGACCTGCCCTACTTCCACGCGAGCGACCAGGCTTCCCTCGAGGCCGGACTGGACAAGCTGTACGCGCAGCATGAGCGCCCCGCCGTGCTGCACATCACCACCGACGCGCTCACTTCGCCGAAGGTGCTGCGCAACTACTTCATCCAACTCCGCACGTCATGA